Below is a genomic region from Citrobacter tructae.
TGTTCAACATCAGAGTGACTTTCTGGCGATTACCCTGCCCGATAACATAGCCTGGCTGCTCAATGTGCGCGGCTCAGATCTCAACATGGTTCCGGTACCGTTTTCATTTGCCCTGCTGCATCGCAGTGGTGAACTGGAGTGGTTTGTTGATGCCAAAAAAACACAGCAGTTACCTGATTCGCTGCTGAACACATTGACGATTGCCCCGCAGGACCATTTCCTGACTCGCTGCCAGCAGCTTGCTCGCGGGAAACGCTTCCTGGTCGATAAAGACTATGCGCCTGTGGCACTCCGATTCGCTATTGAACAGCATGGCGGCGAACTCCTCTGGGCGCCCGATCCCATCACCCTGATCAAATCGCATAAAAATGCCACTGAACTGGCAGGCTATCGCGAATGCCATGAGCAGGATGGTACTGCCTGGGTGAATTTCCTTGCCTGGCTGGCGCATGAAGTGCCATTGCGTGAGGCGGCAGGTAATCCGGTAACCGAACTGGAAGCACAGGCAAAACAGTTGGCGTTTCGCCAGCAACAGCCAGGCTTTATTGAGCAGAGTTTTGGTACTATCTCAGCAGCAGCCAGCAATGCAGCAATGTGCCATTATCATTCCAGCGAAAAAACCAATACGCCGATCACCTCTCAAGCAATGTATTTAAATGATTCAGGCGGTCAGTACCAAAACGGTACCACGGATACAACACGCACCCTTGCCTTCGGCCCACAGGATCCGCAGCGTCGACTGCATTACACCGCCGTTTTGAAAGGTTTTTTATCGCTGATCACGCTGCAGTTTCCCAGCGGCACTCAGGGACATCAGCTGGATGCGTTTAGCCGTCGGGCACTTTGGGAGCTGGGTCTGGATTTCGATCATGGCACGGGACACGGCGTGGGACACCAGTTATTGATCCACGAGCAACCGCACCGCATTGCGAAGAAAGTGAATCCCTGGCCTCTGGTCGCAGGTAATATCATTACCATCGAGCCGGGATATTATCTGGCCGGGCAATACGGTATTCGCATTGAGAATCAGGTCGAGATTATCGAGAGTCGTCCAGGTTTTTGCCGCTTCTCCACGCTGACGCTGGTGCCTATCGACCTGAGTCTGGTTGAGTTGCATTTGCTGAGTGAAGCAGAGAAACAGTGGATTGATGATTACCATCAGCAGGTCAGAGAAACGTTGTCGCCACGCGTAGAGAGCGGTGCGCGTCCGTGGCTAGTTGCTGCCACCGCGCCAATTCGCGTCCGAGCCAACTAATTCATTAAAAAAGGCAGCCCGCAGGCTGCCTTAGTTCTCCCCAACATCTTACTGCTTAGCTGTTACGGATGTATTCATCCATTTCAGTTTTCAGGTTATCGGACTTGGTCCCGAAGATAGCCTGAACACCGGAACCAGCAACCACCACACCTGCAGCACCCAGTTTCTTCAGGCCAGCCTGATCCACTTTGGCAACATCAGCAACGCTGACACGCAGACGTGTGATGCACGCATCAAGGTTAGTGATGTTTTCTTTACCGCCGAATGCAGCAACCAGAGCCGGAGCCATTTCGCCCGTTGCGGCAGCTTTGCTGTCTTCAGTAGCATCTTCACGACCTGGGGTTTTGAGGTCCAGCGCTTTGATCAGCACACGGAAGATGGTGTAGTAAATAATTGCATAACCGATACCGACAATCGGGAACAGCCACAGTTTGCTGCTGTTTCCGGACAGAACGATGAAATCGATCAGACCGTGAGAGAACGACGTACCGTCACGCATACCCAGCAGGATACAGATCGGGAATGCCAGGCCTGCCAGAATCGCGTGGATGATGTACAGGATCGGCGCAACAAACATGAAGGAGAACTCGATCGGCTCGGTAATACCGGTCAGGAACGAGGTCAACGCTGCGGAGATCATGATACCGCCCACTTTCGCGCGGTTTTCTGGTTTTGCAGAATGCCAGATAGCTATAGCGGCAGCCGGCAAACCGTACATTTTGAACAGGAAACCACCGGACAGCATACCCGCTGTCGGGTCACCCGCCATATAGCGAGGAATATCACCGTGGAACACCTGACCTGCAGCGTTGGTGTATTCACCGATCTGCATCTGGAATGGAACGTTCCAGATATGGTGCAGACCAAACGGTACCAGGCAGCGTTCAATGAAGCCATAAATACCGAACGCGACAACCGGGTTCTGGTAGGCGGCCCATTGAGAGAACGTCTGAATAGCAGTACCGATCGGCGGCCAAATGAAGGACAGGACCACACCCGTAAAGATGGCAGCCAGACCAGAAATAATTGGAACGAAGCGCTTACCGGCAAAGAAGCCAAGATACTCAGGCAGTTTGATGCGGTAGAAACGGTTGAACATGTACGCTGCAATCGCACCGGAGATAATCCCTCCGAGAACACCGGTATCGGCCAAGTGTTTTGCTGCGATTTCTTCAGCAGGTAAATGCAGAACCAGCGGCGCAACCACAGACATGGTCTTAACCATGATGCCGTAGGCAACCACTGACGCCAGTGCGGAAACACCGTCATTGTTGGTGAAGCCTAACGCCACACCGATGGCGAAAATCAGCGGCATGTTAGCAAAAACAGAACCGCCTGCTTCTGCCATTACGTGCGATACAACGGCTGGCAGCCAGCTGAAGTTAGCGGAACCGACACCCAGCAGGATACCTGCAATTGGGAGTACGGATACCGGCAGCATCAGCGATTTACCGACCTTTTGCAGGTTAGCAAATGCATTCTTAAACATAATTGAGAGTGCTCCTGAGTATTTGTGCTTTTCTACGTTCTCACGCATTGGCGAGGGGGGAGAACCTCGCCGTGGACAGGGCATCTAAGTACCCTTTATTTATTACACAGAGTAAAATAATTCAGTTTATTTTTGTTTGACGGTTATCACAATTCAGCTGTAGATAGCCGTAAAACTCGCACAATCCGATAAAATAAGTATCTGAATGTGTCTAACTGGTTATTCACCGCCCATTTTGCGGCGGTGAACTTTACTCGCTTTACTTATTAATTACGAGCTTTAAAAAAACTCAGTTAGCGGATAGATTGCAGGCGAGAAGCGTCGATGTGAAACAGGCGGGCAAAGTTATCAGTGGTGATTTGCGCCAGTTCTTCAACGGCAACACCTTTCAATACGGCCATATACTCTGCGACATCACGAACCATGGCGGGCTGGTTCTCTTTACCACGATGCGGCACCGGCGCAAGGTACGGGGAGTCAGTCTCAACCAACAAGCGATCCAAAGGAACATAACGCGCGGCGTCACGTAACTGCTCAGCGTTACGGAACGTGACGATGCCAGAAAAAGAGATATAAAATCCGAGATCCAACAATTTGCCCGCAGTTTCTCTGTCCTCTGTAAAACAGTGTAGTACGCCACCACAATCCGTCACGTTTTCTTCGCGCAGAATTGACAGCGTATCGGCTCGCGCATCGCGGGTATGGACGATCACCGGCTTTTGCAGTTCGCGGCCAATCTGGATGTGATGAATGAACGACTCCTGCTGGCGAACTTTTGTTTCCGGGGTGTAAAAGTAATCCAGCCCAGTTTCGCCCATCGCCACCACGCCCTCTTCGGCGGCAAAACGACGCAGGTCTTCTACGTCATAGGTTTCATCCTGATTTAACGGATGCACGCCGCAGGAGAAAACCACATTGTCACGCTCGCCGACCAGGTCGCGCATACTGCGATATCCGCGTAACGTGGTCGCCACAGCAAGACAAAACTTCACATCACGCGCCGCCGCTTTCGCCAGCACGTCATCCACGTCCTTATGCAGAGATTGATAATCCAGGCCATCAAGATGGCAGTGTGAGTCGACTAAAAACATAATGTCTCTCTCAAAGATGGGGAACAGGCAGTACGGTGCCTGGTTGCAGGTAATGCTCAATACGCAGGATAAGATCGGTTAATACCAGTTCACGGTTTACACCCGTCACGTTTAGCAACTGTTGGCGACAATGACAAACGTCACCAAGTATCGCCTGAATCTGAGCGACAGAAAACCGTTCAGCAATTGATGATATCAATGCCAGCGCATCAGGATTCGTTAAATGAGCAACGCCATACGGGCGTTTAAGCGCATCGGTAAGCAGCGTGGCCAGCCAGTGTAAACGGGCGGCTGCCTGTTCATGGTTCAGCGCCGCCAGCAGGAGATACCAGTCTCCGGAGTGCAAGGTGTTCGCCAGCGCTGCACAGAAATCACTACGGTGTGCCCAGCTTTCTGCCTGGAGCAGCGTTAATGCAGCCCCAGGGGACCCCGCGCTCAGGCGTAATGCGCTAAGAAGTGCATCCTGCGGGGCAGTCACTTCGCGGGCCAGCCAGGAAACCGAATACGATTCCACCGGGGGCGCAAGGTGATGCAATCGACAGCGGCTACGCAATGTGGCAAGTAAGCGCGCCGGCTCGATAGTGGCAAGGAAAAACCAGGTTTGCGCTGGCGGCTCTTCCAGCGTCTTCAGTAAGGCATTGGCCGCAGCATCCGTTAACTGGGCGGCATCGGGGATCCACACTACCTTGGCGCCGCCAAGACGGGAATGCTCGTACAGCTTTTCACTGATTTCACGCACGGCATCCACACCCAGCGTACTTTTCCCTTTCTCCGGCAGCAATGAGTAATAATCAGGATGCGTTCCTGCCTGCATCAACTGGCAGCCACGGCAATGCCCGCAGCTTTTATGTCCTTCCGGCTGCTGGCACATCAGATAACGGCTGAGGGCATAAATCAGCGCATCGTCACCCATGCCGGGTAACGCCTGAATCAGTAACGCATGGTGACCGCGACCCGCCTGATAACTGGCGACCAGTTTTTCAAAATCGGGTCGTAACCATGGGTACCATTTCATGCGTCCTGCTCCTGCACCCAGTGAGTAATGGTGCTACGGATATCATTCATGACAGCCTCAAGCGGCTGCGTGGCATCAATGGTACGAATGCTGGGATCTTTCGCCGCCAATTCCAGATAGCGGGCACGGGTGCGATTGAAGAAATCAAAAGACTCCTGTTCAATGCGGTCCAGCTCACCACGGGCGCGAGCACGCTTTAAACCGACTTCAGGTGTTACATCCAGATAGAGAGTCAGGTCTGGACGAAAATCACCGAGTACCGCATCACGCAGAGTTGCCAGCATCGTTTGGTCGATCCCCCGACCGCCGCCCTGATAGGCCTGGGTCGACAGATCGTGACGATCGCCAATCACCCAGGTACCTTTTGCCAGCGCGGGCTTAATCACGGTTTCTACCAACTGAACGCGTGCGGCATAGAACATCAGCACTTCCGCTTTATCGGTAATAATCTCATCACCGACCGACTTGATGTCCAGCACCAGGCTTCTTAATTTCTCTGCCAGCTGGGTTCCACCGGGCTCGCGGGTAAACACCATGTCGCGAATACCGAGTTGCTCAAGTGTCTCCACCACTACATCGCGCGCAGTGGTTTTCCCGGCGCCTTCCAGGCCCTCGATGACGATATAATTACTGCCCATTTTTTTCCTTAAGCACTTTCAGGTAATCCTGCACTGATCGGTTGTGGCTCGCAAGATTGGTATTAAACGTGTGACCACCTTTGCCATCAGCCACAAAATAAAGATACGGTGTTTTCGCCGGATGTGCGGCGGCCTGCAATGAGGCTTCGCCTGGCATAGCAATCGGGCCTGGTGGCAGTCCGGTAATGGTATAGGTGTTATATGCGGTCGGCGTTTCCAGGTCGACACGCGACAATTTACCATTATACCGTGTGCCCATCCCATAAATCACGGTCGGATCGGTCTGTAAGCGCATGCCAATACGGAGACGGTTAATAAACACCGAAGCCACCTGGTCGCGCTCGCTGGCAACAGCGGTTTCTTTTTCAATGATCGACGCCATGGTCACCAGCTGATTTTTATCTTTATACGGCAAACCTTCTGCACGCCCTTCCCAGGCGCTATCAACCGCTTTAACCATTTTTTGGTGCGCGCGCTTCAGCAGCGCCACATCCGGGGTATTGGCGGTGTACATCCATGTATCAGGCCAGAACCAGCCTTCCACCCATTCAGGGTTTTCCAACTTCAGCGCCTCGGCTACGGTCGCGTAGTTGTCATCGCTCAGGGTATGCTTGATATACGGCGCATCGCGCAACTGTTTAAGGTAATCACTCAGGCGCATACCCTCCACCAGACGTAACGGGAACTGCGCTTCTTTACCGCTTTCCAGCAGTTGCAGCATATCTCGTACGGTCATATCAGGCGTCAAACGGTAAGTCCCGGCTTTAAAATGCGAAAGGTCGGGTTCAATACGCAGCAGCCACTGGAATACGCGCGGACGATTGATAACCTTATCAGCATACAGCTGTTCACCCAGCGCCAGACGGCCCGTCCCCGCTTTCAGCGTAAAAATCGTCTCATCTTTGATTAAGAGTTTACTGTCCGC
It encodes:
- a CDS encoding aminopeptidase P family protein, encoding MHNSTPLSALRNLMLAQGLDGMIVPRADAHQSEDCTPHDNKLAWLTGFSGSAGLALVLRDRALMFVDGRYQVQVRNEVSLDDFEIHHLHDEPLADYLQSHVAAGTRIGFEPLLMVNSQFEALSATHCEMVPLEQDPFDQIWLDRPAAPCGIIREMPIEISGESSEQKRARIVEQLVQHQSDFLAITLPDNIAWLLNVRGSDLNMVPVPFSFALLHRSGELEWFVDAKKTQQLPDSLLNTLTIAPQDHFLTRCQQLARGKRFLVDKDYAPVALRFAIEQHGGELLWAPDPITLIKSHKNATELAGYRECHEQDGTAWVNFLAWLAHEVPLREAAGNPVTELEAQAKQLAFRQQQPGFIEQSFGTISAAASNAAMCHYHSSEKTNTPITSQAMYLNDSGGQYQNGTTDTTRTLAFGPQDPQRRLHYTAVLKGFLSLITLQFPSGTQGHQLDAFSRRALWELGLDFDHGTGHGVGHQLLIHEQPHRIAKKVNPWPLVAGNIITIEPGYYLAGQYGIRIENQVEIIESRPGFCRFSTLTLVPIDLSLVELHLLSEAEKQWIDDYHQQVRETLSPRVESGARPWLVAATAPIRVRAN
- the ptsG gene encoding PTS glucose transporter subunit IIBC codes for the protein MFKNAFANLQKVGKSLMLPVSVLPIAGILLGVGSANFSWLPAVVSHVMAEAGGSVFANMPLIFAIGVALGFTNNDGVSALASVVAYGIMVKTMSVVAPLVLHLPAEEIAAKHLADTGVLGGIISGAIAAYMFNRFYRIKLPEYLGFFAGKRFVPIISGLAAIFTGVVLSFIWPPIGTAIQTFSQWAAYQNPVVAFGIYGFIERCLVPFGLHHIWNVPFQMQIGEYTNAAGQVFHGDIPRYMAGDPTAGMLSGGFLFKMYGLPAAAIAIWHSAKPENRAKVGGIMISAALTSFLTGITEPIEFSFMFVAPILYIIHAILAGLAFPICILLGMRDGTSFSHGLIDFIVLSGNSSKLWLFPIVGIGYAIIYYTIFRVLIKALDLKTPGREDATEDSKAAATGEMAPALVAAFGGKENITNLDACITRLRVSVADVAKVDQAGLKKLGAAGVVVAGSGVQAIFGTKSDNLKTEMDEYIRNS
- a CDS encoding metal-dependent hydrolase, which encodes MFLVDSHCHLDGLDYQSLHKDVDDVLAKAAARDVKFCLAVATTLRGYRSMRDLVGERDNVVFSCGVHPLNQDETYDVEDLRRFAAEEGVVAMGETGLDYFYTPETKVRQQESFIHHIQIGRELQKPVIVHTRDARADTLSILREENVTDCGGVLHCFTEDRETAGKLLDLGFYISFSGIVTFRNAEQLRDAARYVPLDRLLVETDSPYLAPVPHRGKENQPAMVRDVAEYMAVLKGVAVEELAQITTDNFARLFHIDASRLQSIR
- the holB gene encoding DNA polymerase III subunit delta', whose protein sequence is MKWYPWLRPDFEKLVASYQAGRGHHALLIQALPGMGDDALIYALSRYLMCQQPEGHKSCGHCRGCQLMQAGTHPDYYSLLPEKGKSTLGVDAVREISEKLYEHSRLGGAKVVWIPDAAQLTDAAANALLKTLEEPPAQTWFFLATIEPARLLATLRSRCRLHHLAPPVESYSVSWLAREVTAPQDALLSALRLSAGSPGAALTLLQAESWAHRSDFCAALANTLHSGDWYLLLAALNHEQAAARLHWLATLLTDALKRPYGVAHLTNPDALALISSIAERFSVAQIQAILGDVCHCRQQLLNVTGVNRELVLTDLILRIEHYLQPGTVLPVPHL
- the tmk gene encoding dTMP kinase; the encoded protein is MGSNYIVIEGLEGAGKTTARDVVVETLEQLGIRDMVFTREPGGTQLAEKLRSLVLDIKSVGDEIITDKAEVLMFYAARVQLVETVIKPALAKGTWVIGDRHDLSTQAYQGGGRGIDQTMLATLRDAVLGDFRPDLTLYLDVTPEVGLKRARARGELDRIEQESFDFFNRTRARYLELAAKDPSIRTIDATQPLEAVMNDIRSTITHWVQEQDA
- the yceG gene encoding cell division protein YceG; the encoded protein is MKKLLLVVLLLLVVLGIAAGVGMWKVRHLADSKLLIKDETIFTLKAGTGRLALGEQLYADKVINRPRVFQWLLRIEPDLSHFKAGTYRLTPDMTVRDMLQLLESGKEAQFPLRLVEGMRLSDYLKQLRDAPYIKHTLSDDNYATVAEALKLENPEWVEGWFWPDTWMYTANTPDVALLKRAHQKMVKAVDSAWEGRAEGLPYKDKNQLVTMASIIEKETAVASERDQVASVFINRLRIGMRLQTDPTVIYGMGTRYNGKLSRVDLETPTAYNTYTITGLPPGPIAMPGEASLQAAAHPAKTPYLYFVADGKGGHTFNTNLASHNRSVQDYLKVLKEKNGQ